A genomic window from Silvibacterium dinghuense includes:
- a CDS encoding CPBP family intramembrane glutamic endopeptidase yields MKLRTRQGLMMECLLLFLFIPALLALLPPFIPPMPLLWALALYCLVALRRDPAFHRRELWNRKPFPAALPSICMLFAAGAALIAALVWKNSPTLFFTFTREHPVVWAVVMLLYPVFSVYPQGIVYRAFLMHRYRELAPGRQKETALILLSAVSFAFMHIVFRNWVAMALTFPGGLLFAWRQLRTRSLLTSSVEHALYGCFLFSVGLGSYFYARLI; encoded by the coding sequence ATGAAACTGCGCACGCGTCAGGGATTGATGATGGAGTGCCTGCTCCTTTTTCTCTTCATCCCTGCCCTGCTTGCGCTGCTCCCGCCTTTTATTCCGCCCATGCCGCTGCTGTGGGCACTGGCACTCTACTGTCTCGTTGCGCTGCGCCGCGATCCTGCGTTCCATCGCCGCGAGCTGTGGAACCGGAAGCCCTTTCCGGCCGCGCTCCCCTCCATCTGCATGCTCTTTGCCGCCGGCGCGGCGCTGATTGCAGCCCTGGTATGGAAAAACTCACCCACGCTCTTCTTCACCTTCACGCGCGAACACCCCGTGGTGTGGGCCGTGGTCATGCTGCTGTATCCAGTGTTCTCCGTGTATCCGCAGGGGATCGTCTACCGCGCCTTCCTTATGCACAGGTACCGGGAGTTGGCTCCGGGCAGGCAAAAGGAGACAGCACTGATTCTCCTCAGCGCCGTCTCCTTTGCCTTCATGCACATTGTCTTTCGCAACTGGGTTGCGATGGCGCTGACCTTCCCAGGCGGACTGCTCTTTGCCTGGCGGCAGCTTCGCACCCGATCGCTGCTGACCTCTTCGGTCGAGCACGCGCTCTACGGCTGCTTCCTCTTCAGCGTCGGCCTGGGATCGTATTTCTATGCCAGGCTTATCTGA